A single window of Desulfurobacteriaceae bacterium DNA harbors:
- a CDS encoding glycosyltransferase family 2 protein, whose protein sequence is MREKNTVCAVVVTYNRKNLLMECLDALRKQTRPVQAIYLIDNASTDGTPELLLEKGYIEKLPPKDLTEPWEKEFELKNLTDGQSIRFHYVRMHENTGGAGGFYEGVKRAYEKGYDWLWLMDDDTVSEKETLLKLQEKSSILNEKKIGFICSKVVWTDGTPHFMNLPSVKPIINGIPFNFYEDKEVLVVESASFVSLLVNRKVIERVGLPLREFFIWADDVEYTLRITKSGFLGLYVRDSIAIHKTKTNYSATTVYDWRFYYNVRNWLWIYRLHYRKKY, encoded by the coding sequence ATGAGAGAAAAAAATACAGTGTGTGCAGTTGTTGTAACTTATAACAGAAAAAATCTTCTTATGGAATGTTTAGATGCTTTACGTAAGCAGACAAGACCCGTTCAAGCCATTTACTTAATAGACAATGCATCAACCGATGGAACCCCAGAGTTGCTTTTAGAAAAAGGATATATAGAGAAACTCCCTCCCAAGGATTTAACCGAACCTTGGGAAAAAGAATTTGAATTAAAAAATCTAACAGATGGACAGTCTATCAGATTTCACTATGTTCGTATGCATGAAAATACTGGTGGTGCTGGTGGTTTCTACGAAGGAGTTAAAAGGGCTTATGAAAAAGGATACGATTGGCTATGGTTGATGGATGATGACACTGTAAGTGAGAAAGAAACCCTTCTTAAGTTGCAGGAAAAAAGTAGTATTTTAAATGAGAAAAAAATAGGGTTTATATGTAGTAAAGTAGTTTGGACAGATGGAACCCCTCACTTCATGAATCTTCCAAGCGTAAAACCCATTATCAATGGAATTCCCTTTAATTTTTATGAGGATAAAGAAGTACTAGTAGTGGAAAGTGCATCTTTTGTTTCTCTTCTAGTTAACAGAAAAGTTATAGAAAGAGTAGGATTACCATTAAGAGAGTTCTTTATATGGGCTGACGACGTTGAATATACCTTAAGAATAACAAAGAGTGGTTTTTTGGGATTATACGTTAGAGATAGTATCGCTATTCACAAAACAAAGACTAACTATTCAGCGACAACAGTATACGATTGGAGATTCTATTATAACGTTAGAAACTGGTTGTGGATCTATAGGCTGCATTATAGAAAAAAATATAT
- the glf gene encoding UDP-galactopyranose mutase — translation MFDYIVVGSGFAGSVIAERIASVLNKKVLVIEKRNHIGGNCYDYRTKEGIIVHKYGPHLFHTNYKEVFDYLSNFTNWHIYHHKVLAFIDGKKVPIPFNLNTLHMVFPNSLAKRIEEKLLSRFSYNSKIPILELKKENEKDLKFLAEYIYEKVFINYTAKQWGMKPEDIDPKVTARVPVFVGRDDRYFNDRYQAVPVDGYTKIFERMLSHPNIKLLLNTDFKEVMKVDLETKKVYLFGQEFKGKVIFTGMIDELFEYKLGELPYRSLDLKFETLETEYFQEVATVNYPNDYDFTRITEFKHIHPVETNKTVILREYPKTYRVERDIPYYPVFTEENRERYYKYRELAKQFDNLILVGRLAEYRYYDMDDVVKRALEIFEEKLA, via the coding sequence ATGTTTGATTATATCGTAGTAGGTTCAGGATTTGCTGGAAGTGTTATTGCAGAAAGAATTGCAAGTGTTCTGAATAAAAAAGTTTTAGTAATAGAAAAAAGGAACCATATAGGTGGTAATTGCTACGACTACAGGACTAAAGAGGGGATAATAGTTCATAAGTACGGACCACACCTCTTCCACACAAACTACAAAGAAGTTTTTGATTACCTTTCTAACTTTACAAATTGGCATATATACCACCATAAAGTTTTAGCATTCATTGATGGGAAAAAGGTTCCAATTCCTTTTAATTTAAATACTCTTCATATGGTATTTCCTAACTCTTTAGCAAAGAGAATAGAGGAAAAACTTTTAAGTAGGTTTTCTTATAACTCTAAAATACCTATTCTTGAACTTAAGAAAGAAAATGAAAAGGATCTCAAATTTCTTGCTGAATACATTTATGAAAAAGTGTTTATAAACTATACTGCCAAGCAGTGGGGAATGAAACCTGAAGATATAGATCCCAAAGTTACTGCAAGAGTACCAGTATTTGTAGGAAGAGATGACAGATACTTTAATGATAGATATCAGGCTGTTCCTGTCGATGGTTATACAAAGATCTTTGAAAGAATGCTTTCTCATCCAAACATAAAGCTTTTATTAAACACGGATTTCAAAGAAGTTATGAAAGTGGATTTAGAAACCAAAAAAGTCTATCTATTTGGACAGGAATTTAAAGGAAAGGTAATATTCACAGGAATGATAGATGAATTGTTTGAGTATAAGCTTGGAGAACTACCGTATCGTTCACTTGATTTAAAATTTGAAACATTGGAAACAGAATATTTTCAAGAAGTAGCAACTGTTAACTATCCCAATGATTACGACTTTACAAGGATAACAGAATTTAAACATATTCATCCTGTAGAAACTAATAAAACAGTTATTCTTAGAGAATATCCCAAAACTTATAGAGTAGAAAGAGATATTCCTTACTATCCAGTCTTTACTGAAGAAAATAGAGAAAGATATTATAAGTACAGAGAACTTGCTAAGCAATTTGATAATCTTATCTTAGTTGGAAGATTAGCGGAATATCGCTACTATGATATGGACGATGTAGTGAAAAGGGCACTAGAGATATTTGAGGAGAAACTTGCATAA
- a CDS encoding sulfotransferase, producing PLIVVQDIYRFLEVDDSFVSISIGMKFNVSGVPKNRFLHHFLTQPNLLKSAIKPFVKALIPKDVRQKIQTKLIQKNLEKPQMKAETREYLKNLYEEDILRLQELIKRDLSHWLE from the coding sequence TCCTCTTATAGTCGTTCAAGATATATACAGATTTTTAGAAGTTGATGATTCGTTTGTTTCTATAAGTATTGGAATGAAGTTTAATGTCTCTGGTGTTCCAAAAAATAGATTTTTGCACCATTTTTTAACACAACCTAATCTTTTGAAGAGTGCTATTAAGCCTTTCGTGAAAGCTTTGATTCCTAAAGATGTAAGGCAAAAAATTCAGACTAAATTGATCCAGAAAAATCTTGAAAAGCCACAAATGAAAGCAGAAACAAGAGAATATTTAAAGAACCTCTATGAAGAAGATATATTACGGCTGCAAGAATTAATAAAAAGAGATCTATCTCATTGGCTGGAGTGA